From Streptosporangiales bacterium:
CACCCAACTCCGCAGCCAGCCACTCCTCCGTCACCGCAGCACCAGGCGCGATCCGCACCCGCACGATCGCCTCCCGCAACGAGCCATACGCCAGATCACGCAACGACCGCCGCTCCCCCTGCAATGACAGCCCGGCCAACGAGGTCGCCTCCCATCCGGCTCGGTGATCTCGACTGCGCGGCACCACCATATTGACGTTTTGAAGAACTGTCTACAAAAATACAGCCTCATGACAGAGACCGCAGCCGGCCAGCTCGCCCGGCTCATCGCACGCGGTGAACTGCTCGTCCTGCCCGGCGTCTACGACGGGCTCTCCGCCCGCGTGGCGGAGGAAGCCGGCTTCGAGTGCCTCTACGTCAGCGGCGGCGCGATCGCCCGCAGCTGCGGCCTCCCCGACCTCGGCCTGTTGTCCATGACGGAGGTCCGCGACCGCATCGCGTCGATCTGCGACGCGGTGTCGATCCCCGTGGTGGTGGACATCGACACCGGCTACGGCAACGCGCTCAACGTGCACCGCACGGCACGCGAGTTCGCCCGGCTGGGCGCGGCAGCGTTCCAGCTGGAAGACCAGGTGACGCCGAAGAAGTGCGGGCACTACGCCGGCAAGGAGCTGATCGGCGCCGCGGAGATGGTCGGCAAGATCCAGGCCGCGCAGGAGGCCCGCGGCGACGGTGGGCCGCTGCTGATCGCCCGCACCGACGCCGTAGCGACCGAGGGTCTGGAGAGCGCCGTCGACCGGGCCAGGCGGTACGCGGCCGCGGGCGCGGAGATCCTGTTCGTCGAGGCCCCGACGGACCGCGAGCAGATCACCGCAGTCGCGCGCGAGCTAACCGGGCACCCGCTGCTGATCAACATGTTCGAGGGCGGGCGCACCCCGGTCGTGCCGCCGGATGAGCTGGCCGCGCTCGGCTACCGCATCGTCATCGTCCCTTCCGACCTGCAACGGGCGGCCATCCACGCGATGCGCACCACCGCGGCCGAGCTGCGCCAGCAGGGCAGCACGGCGGCGCTCTCGCACCAGCTGACCAGCTTCGACGAGCGCGACGTGCTGATCGGCAAGCCCACCTGGGACGAGCGGGAGCGCCGCTACGGCTCGGCCTGACCACCGAAACACGGAAGGTGTCCAGTGAGTGGCACGAAGGTCTGGCAGCAGAGCGTCACCGACCTCACGGTGCTGCCCCGTTATGCGGAGCAGCTGCGTGACCACGCCGCACGGTGCCGACCACCACCGTGGACGTGCACGGGGTGGCGGCGGGCACCTACCCGCCCGGCGTGCCACCGATCGAGGTGCTGCGGTACCCGGCCGCCGAGTACCTGCTCGGCGTGCAACTGCTGGCGAACGCACAGCGGGCCGAACGCGCCGGCTACGACGCGTTCGCCGTCGGCTGCTTCTTCGACCCGGTGCTCGAGG
This genomic window contains:
- a CDS encoding isocitrate lyase — encoded protein: MTETAAGQLARLIARGELLVLPGVYDGLSARVAEEAGFECLYVSGGAIARSCGLPDLGLLSMTEVRDRIASICDAVSIPVVVDIDTGYGNALNVHRTAREFARLGAAAFQLEDQVTPKKCGHYAGKELIGAAEMVGKIQAAQEARGDGGPLLIARTDAVATEGLESAVDRARRYAAAGAEILFVEAPTDREQITAVARELTGHPLLINMFEGGRTPVVPPDELAALGYRIVIVPSDLQRAAIHAMRTTAAELRQQGSTAALSHQLTSFDERDVLIGKPTWDERERRYGSA